In the genome of Phragmites australis chromosome 9, lpPhrAust1.1, whole genome shotgun sequence, the window AAAATTTAGGGCCATGACAAACTAAGAATATGACCGTCAGATAGCTACGTGCTGACGTGCGCGCATACCTCATCGGCCAGGTTAGCGTCACCTCCTTGCTGTAGAGGTGGCCATCAAGACTGCCATTTCTCACGAGCTCGTAGACCAGCAGCAGCCGTCTCCGGCCATGGCACCAGCCGATGAGCTGCACGAGGTTCCGGTGCCGTAGCCGGCTGATAACAGTGACCTCGGACCGGTACTCCTTCCTCCCAGCCATGGACGCTCCCCTGAAGAACACCTTGATGGCGACGTCGCGGCCTTGCTCCTTCAGGTGGCCCCAGTACACCGACCCTGACCCGCCCTGCCCCAGTTTCCCCTCCTCCGCGAAGTCCCTCGTCGCCGCCGCGAGTTGAGCGTACGGGATGGGTCGAGGCCCCGTGCCGCACTCGAAGTCCTCGTCGTTGACGGCGTCGAGGGAGTCTTCGCCGTCCGTGGTCAGCTTCTCTTCGTCGTATGGTTGCTTGCTCCTGTTTGAGCGCCGAACTAGTAACACCGCGACAGCGGCGACAAGCAGGAGAACCAGCACCGCAGCGGCGGCCACCCCGGCGCTGAGCTGTAGGGTGGTCTTCTTGGTGGACGAGATCGCAGGGAGCGATCTGCTGTTCTTGATCGGCAACGTCGAGTGGAAGGAGAACGAGAGCACGGTGTGGTTGCCGGCGTACTCGTCTCCTGTCGCCGCTGAGAAGCCGACAGCTACCTGCTCTGGCAGAAAGCTTTGCAAGTCCACGGTGCCTGCGGTGCTGTAAGTGGCGCTCCCGACGACCAGGGCGACGTCCAGCCTCCTCGTGCCGTTGTCGTAGACGACCGTTGCGGACATCTCGCCGGCGTCCACGAGGCTGTCGTCAGGCAAGATCGTGTAGTCGCCGCGCGAGTCGACGCTGTTCACGTCGAAGCCGATGTGCCGGCTGCTCGGGTCCCAGACATCCCTGTGGATGTCGAACTCCACGGCGACGAACCTCGCATCGCCGGACGCGTTGACCGTTGTGTAGTTTGGCGCCTGGCTTTCATCGAAGAGGCCAAGACAGCCGTCGTAAGATTCCTGCGGCAGGTCCGGCGTGTACGGCGCGAGGAAGAACGTCATTCCGTGGCCGGCGTAGGCAGTACTCTTGCCAAACACTGACTGAATGCTGAAGTTAAAGCTCGCGGTGAAGCTGGCAACCTCGCCGGTGGTGCTGTCCCAGAGCTGCGCCGGCTGCTTGTGCCACACGCGGCCCCTAGCACGCCCTGCAAACTCGTCGCCGAGCAGCTCGATCCTGCCGGCGGTAACCCTCGCGTCGTCCTCCGGCCTGAAATCATCGGGGTTGAAGGCGTCGTAGCTGAAGGAGAGAGACGTTGCACGAGGGACGTGTGTTGAGAGGACAAAGAAGTAGAAGACGACTACTAGTAGCAGAGGCAGCTGATGAGCAGACGTGCTACTTGAGGCCAAGTTTAGCGTAGCCATGGAAGCTACTTGGGTGTGTTCATCTACTTCCATGATTGCACCGCCACAACAACGATGCACTCACTCAAAGTTTTGTGTGAGGTAAACTAAAGCCAACGTGTCTAAATACAGTACTCAGATTTCACAAGAAGCCTAATCTGGCCTCCTGTTACTTGGATCTCATTTTCAAGTGGGTCCCACTTGATAGGTACtcagataaaaaatatagttttttaaCAGCATAGGATGACCACGGAACCAACCCAAACCACACACTCCTATAGTCCCACCACATGCATATACACGCATGCATGTCCTTACATATGCTAGGGAAGAGATCAGAGAGGAACGAAACCGAATCCTCTGAGGTGGCTCCAGCTACTAAGAGAGCAGTCAACCTCCTATCGGTTCTCCATGCAACATCGACGACTCGATGTTTGCTTCTGTTTCCCATAGGATTCTGTTGCATGGCCCAAGCCCAACGCATTTAACCATGGGAGTGAAACTTATCTCTAGTGTAGATGTCGTTAGATAATCCCTTTGGTCTTGTGATCGATAACCCTCATTTGAACAAATATATTTACATGATGTAACCTAGCCATCAGACTTCTTTTTGTTTGTATACCTTTTGCTGACCTCAAAACTTATTTGAACTCCATATCTAACCCAAAACATCCAAATCTCATCTGAATTTCTGAATTCCATGCCAATATGAGGTACCAAACTAGGCATCACACTCTctgcaagtaaaaaaaaaaaaagaacacgaGTAGAAGACTGTTGTAAGTGCATAGAAAGTATTGGCAACACTAATACtgaaataatattaaaaaacccTGCAAAGATGCCATCCATCTAGAATAGAAAAATCTCAGACATGAAGAATGTCCAAACCACACAAGTGCTACCCTTGGTTCATGTTGTCAgtttaatatatatattgtacCTGAAGCAACTATATATGTGAAGGTGGACAACATATGAAGAAACAAGCATAGGAATTACTTATAGTTATTGGATCCATGGTGCACTGTGTTGCCTCGTAAGTAGGTAAATTCTTACTCAAGTTGCTCAAAAGCAAGGCCAGTTTGGACCCCAAACAAAGCTTCTTTTTCTGTTACTGAAATCGACGTATTTTCCATATGTGTGTCCACTAACTTAAATACATAAGAAAGTCTTAAAAGATTGGGAATCAAAGTAGGGGATGGCCAGGGACACTACGGGAGAGAGGCACCAGGTTGGGTGGCAATGGGGGAAATGGGGGGAGGGGTCATTATGACGGCTACGGTTTGCTATGTCCATATGAGAAGGAAGATTGCTTTCAGCATGAGAAAAACACTTGACCGAAATATATGGTCTCTATATTTTCTTGAAAATCAATTGGCAATTTGTGTTTTTTCTGAAAGACCTTTGGCCCGCTTTTATTGACCGCAATCAATTTTGTGCTTAATTTTGGGTCCATGCCCATGACTATATTATTGAGCCTTAATCAACTTTAAAATACATTATATCACTTGTAACAATCACAtactaacaatattattaatTGGGCGCTTGCCTGCATCCGGTGAGCTGGCTCTTCAGAAATGCCCAAATTTCATGTTTGTGCTCAAGCTGGCTGAGAGTCCCCTTTTTATTCCGGGAGCTAGGCACAAGGAAACATGCAGGCCCACCCATATCCAAGAcccaggtggtggtggtgctcgaCCGTACCATATATCAGACGGTTGCAGCTCGCAAGTGACGTCCAATCCCCAGAAGCTgttaaatatgtaattttacGAGGAGGTTTTTATAAACGCTGACCGGCAAGTGGACTAGTAGTCATGCAGCTAAAGGACAGGCGTTAAAAGTCCCTGTACCTTCATCAAGCTCGTGAGAAAATGACTTGCAAGAGCGGAGCGAGTAACTAACGACTAAAACTAATACATGGACCAACATGTCTCAATACGGTACTATGTTTGAGAAGCAGTCTAATCTGGCCTCCTACGAGCAGATCGACGGAAGGTCGTCTTTTTGTCCAACTGGTGTAGATGGCACGAAAGTCACATAATTGATTGCAGCTTGCAAGGTGACGTGACAATGTATGCATTCTCTCCTAAACATAAACAAACTATCTTTGAATGTCTTTATGGACACCAAACCAAATGACAAGTGGGGTAGCAATGTGTAGCATGCTCCTAAAGATGAGGACCACTGAGATTCTATTTGACATTGAGGTTAATTATGATAAGATCTTCCGGTAGAATTggtttataaatttttttgtgCTCGTCTAAACCGCTTTTCTTTTTGTCTAGGTTGCAAATAAAGATTTTTAATGTGTTTCAAAATACGAAACAAATTTAAAATATCAAATTATAACAAAATTAGTATTTGATTGCCCCAACAAACGATATTTCTTTTACCACTAACTTTCTGTAGCAACGGCAAGGGCGCATGCTTCACCTTAATTAAATTCGTGAGGAAATGATTGGTTAATGGTGTGGTATGGACGCTAATAAAAGTCTTGCAGCTAGTCTCATTGAATTGAGAGGTCGATGGTGTGGTTGGTTAGTTCCATGGCTTAGCTTTGCACTATCCATCTAGTAAACAAGCAAGTTCTTGCTCACAAAAGCAACGAAGGATAGTCAAAGGAATGAACACATGCTGCACCTTGTGTCCTGTTCAAGAATGCATGCAAACAAACTCTTAAAACTTTAACCATAACATGAGATTATTAGGATTTGTCTCATGACTTACTGCTTGACAAAGTTCAAGCTCTTTTTTGAGGTTTATAAGGTGTGCCTGCTCGATTTAGGGCAAATAGTTGCAAACAGGGTCCGGTGCAAGCttccatttatttatttatttattttctcttcaGGCGAAAGTCCAGACGTCCAGTGCAAGCTTAGGAGCGTATATCTTGAAATTAGGGATAGTACGATATATGGACCAACGGATTTAAAAATAAACTGATTTCTTAAAACAAACGCTCGATTTATTGATGTGCCCATATTAAAAGCCAAAAGCAGACTTCAAATAAACAGAAACTAGGAGCACCAACTTTCAACTTCAGGATTTCATTAAGGTGATGACTAGAATCCGATCTGCCTAGGTGGAACCTCTGTCCTCTGTCAATTGCCTACGCAGAACAATCCAGTATACCTGAGGAGTCCTCAACATTACATCCAGAACAAAAGACAGGAATAAAAAAGCTTTACCCAAACCTTCTGCCAAGGATAACACACCCCAAGATATCCAAGTGACAACCAACTGAACACTACAAATAACAATAAACTAAATCTACAAATAACAACAAACTAAATCTAACACATATGACAACTTTCATGAGGAGCTATGCAATCATTGATGAAAAAAATCGGGTGATCAACCGATTAATCGGTGACCGCCAGGGCAACGAGTAGATTAGCTTGTTATTAGCACTAAAATCGACTGACCGATTAATCGGTTTCCTTAGTTATCTTCttcaataaataaattcaaTCACCTATATAAAGGCAACAATGTGTTTCGGATTTAGCAAGCaaagaaataaataaagtaaAGATCAGAGCCTGCTAGGCAGAACGATATAGTTATCCTAGTTACCCGTTCCCAATATTTGTTAGCCAGAGACATCGATCCTGCTCTTCCACGCTGCCGCCGCTCCACCCGCATCCTGCTACACCACGCCACCGCCATCAACCTGCTA includes:
- the LOC133928601 gene encoding L-type lectin-domain containing receptor kinase IX.1-like; the encoded protein is MEVDEHTQVASMATLNLASSSTSAHQLPLLLVVVFYFFVLSTHVPRATSLSFSYDAFNPDDFRPEDDARVTAGRIELLGDEFAGRARGRVWHKQPAQLWDSTTGEVASFTASFNFSIQSVFGKSTAYAGHGMTFFLAPYTPDLPQESYDGCLGLFDESQAPNYTTVNASGDARFVAVEFDIHRDVWDPSSRHIGFDVNSVDSRGDYTILPDDSLVDAGEMSATVVYDNGTRRLDVALVVGSATYSTAGTVDLQSFLPEQVAVGFSAATGDEYAGNHTVLSFSFHSTLPIKNSRSLPAISSTKKTTLQLSAGVAAAAVLVLLLVAAVAVLLVRRSNRSKQPYDEEKLTTDGEDSLDAVNDEDFECGTGPRPIPYAQLAAATRDFAEEGKLGQGGSGSVYWGHLKEQGRDVAIKVFFRGASMAGRKEYRSEVTVISRLRHRNLVQLIGWCHGRRRLLLVYELVRNGSLDGHLYSKEVTLTWPMRYQIVLGLSSAVLYLHQEWDQCVVHGDIKPSNIMLDESFNAKLGDFGLARLIDHGMSLQTMTSVAGTPGYLDPECVITGKASPESDMYSFGVVLLEIACGRRPMAPPSAGEGKDGQVFRLVEWAWDMHGRGEALDAADERLGGAFDRWEMERVVAVGLWCVHPDPKMRPGIRQAAEALRSRKFRMPLLPPKMPVAVYLQPFGASTMQFGDTTTSVGSSATIPHTSTTSHATATGSSNSSSPPALSRSLNT